One region of Turicibacter bilis genomic DNA includes:
- a CDS encoding polysaccharide deacetylase family protein, with the protein MIFLLLPLSVFIIHSILPTYYHKHFNSNAITDTQQQGILLTFDDGPDEIYTEKLLDLLNKHDIKAIFFVVAKNAKKYPHLIKRMMDEGHEIGLHSLEHKNACLHSYFYTKKDFQQSLDIMNQLNVTCHLYRPPWGHMNLFTYHFMKKHQLKLCLWNVMIQDWKNQSKSLLKERLIKQCHSNSIICLHDSSHDCGADYGAPLNTIGALELAIPQLKIKGLKFISLERSQ; encoded by the coding sequence ATGATTTTTTTATTATTACCACTAAGTGTGTTTATCATCCACTCAATTTTACCAACCTATTACCATAAACACTTTAATTCAAATGCAATCACCGATACTCAACAACAAGGAATACTTCTCACCTTTGATGATGGACCTGATGAAATCTATACTGAGAAGCTTCTCGATCTCCTAAACAAACACGATATAAAAGCTATCTTTTTTGTTGTTGCAAAGAACGCTAAAAAATATCCTCATCTCATCAAACGTATGATGGATGAAGGACATGAAATCGGTCTTCATTCACTCGAACATAAAAATGCATGTTTACATAGTTATTTCTATACAAAAAAAGACTTTCAACAAAGCCTCGACATTATGAATCAATTAAATGTAACGTGTCACCTTTATCGTCCACCCTGGGGACATATGAATTTATTTACTTATCACTTCATGAAAAAACATCAATTAAAACTTTGTCTTTGGAATGTCATGATTCAAGACTGGAAAAATCAATCTAAATCTCTCTTAAAAGAACGATTGATTAAACAGTGTCATTCAAATTCAATAATCTGTTTACATGATTCTAGTCATGATTGCGGCGCTGATTACGGGGCCCCTTTAAATACAATCGGTGCCTTAGAACTAGCCATCCCACAATTAAAAATAAAAGGATTGAAATTCATTTCTCTAGAAAGGAGCCAGTAA
- a CDS encoding MGDG synthase family glycosyltransferase: MKVLILTGKFGMGHYSASYSIEEQLKSTIENSDVTIVDIFDYTLPHISKLIYRSFSLLINRASICYNIFYNYTENGNETSKPILGDYFYKSLQQLLLITKPTVIISTIPYCSQLVSHYKTKSSCQIPLITCITDISSHSEWINDQTDCYLVGSPSLQSELIEKGIPRNKLHVIGIPVKLAFKSHHVLPQLHQENKHLLIMGGGLGLLPKSKKFYKELNNLKNIKTTLITGGNKKLFQKLHGKYENIDVIGFTNQVYNYMQQADLIISKPGGITIFEAIHSELPMLIIEPFLQQEMKNAQFINYHRLGRIISKQQLINIHYLSQILNDETNLYEMRQNMKSLKQQLNHATLDTIILSYQNCQLGA, from the coding sequence ATGAAAGTTCTAATTTTAACAGGGAAATTTGGAATGGGGCATTACTCAGCATCCTATTCAATAGAGGAACAACTTAAATCTACCATTGAAAATTCAGATGTTACGATTGTCGATATATTCGACTATACACTGCCACATATCTCAAAACTCATTTACCGAAGCTTTAGTCTCCTTATCAATCGAGCATCTATATGCTATAATATATTTTATAACTATACAGAAAATGGCAACGAAACTTCAAAACCTATATTAGGCGATTACTTCTATAAATCACTACAACAATTACTTTTAATTACAAAACCAACAGTGATTATTTCAACCATTCCTTATTGTTCTCAGTTAGTTTCTCATTATAAAACTAAATCTAGTTGTCAAATTCCACTGATTACTTGTATTACAGATATTAGTAGTCATTCAGAATGGATTAATGATCAAACAGACTGTTACTTAGTAGGAAGTCCTTCTCTTCAGTCAGAATTAATCGAAAAAGGAATTCCTCGAAATAAACTTCATGTAATTGGAATTCCAGTCAAATTAGCCTTTAAATCCCATCATGTATTACCTCAGTTACATCAAGAAAATAAACACCTTTTAATCATGGGTGGTGGTCTAGGTTTATTACCAAAATCAAAAAAGTTCTATAAAGAGTTAAATAACTTAAAAAATATAAAAACAACGCTGATTACAGGAGGGAATAAAAAACTTTTTCAGAAATTACATGGAAAATATGAAAACATCGATGTCATTGGTTTTACTAATCAAGTCTATAACTACATGCAACAAGCTGATTTAATCATCTCTAAACCAGGGGGAATCACTATATTTGAAGCGATTCATTCCGAACTACCGATGTTAATTATCGAACCTTTTTTACAACAAGAAATGAAAAATGCTCAATTCATTAATTACCATCGACTCGGTCGAATTATATCAAAACAGCAACTGATAAATATTCACTATCTCTCTCAAATTTTAAATGATGAAACGAACCTCTACGAAATGAGACAAAATATGAAGTCACTTAAGCAGCAGCTCAATCATGCGACACTTGATACCATTATCCTGTCTTATCAAAACTGTCAGTTGGGAGCCTAA
- a CDS encoding M20 family metallopeptidase, with amino-acid sequence MNQVENYFERVANDIKEKAPLYLKMSHQIHEKPELGNEEQFACQLLTNLLKEEGFEVEIDIATHPTGFIARKKSQKEGPSIGILVEYDALRGLGHACGHNIIAMMSIGASLAISSVLDELGGKVVVYGTPAEEGGPHGNAKESYVQEHLFDEVDVCMMIHPFHTTAPTQPTLAIVKPEFEFFGRPSHAGAAPEKGINALDAMLLFYSGINAMRQQMPPRVLIHGIITNGGEAPNIIPAYTKASFYIRAPKSDLCDIYKEKILKIGQGAALATGCRFKYDDSLNRVREMFIIPSFENLFIEEANRLGLEVKTKDCKSIGSTDAGNVSQVVPTIHPTIKICNDSITIHTEEFKQAAKSEAGDQAIIDGAIILARIAVRLLTDDDCLKMIKEEFQKIKEAHLSEVIEERG; translated from the coding sequence ATGAATCAAGTAGAAAATTATTTTGAACGAGTGGCAAATGATATTAAAGAAAAAGCGCCATTATATTTGAAGATGAGTCATCAAATTCATGAAAAACCTGAATTAGGCAATGAGGAACAATTTGCGTGTCAATTACTGACTAATTTATTAAAAGAGGAAGGATTTGAGGTTGAGATTGATATTGCTACCCATCCAACAGGTTTTATTGCGCGTAAGAAAAGTCAGAAGGAAGGACCCTCAATTGGAATACTCGTTGAATATGATGCATTAAGAGGCTTAGGGCATGCGTGTGGTCATAATATTATTGCTATGATGAGTATAGGTGCGTCTTTAGCTATTTCTTCAGTCCTTGATGAGTTAGGTGGAAAGGTAGTTGTTTACGGAACACCTGCTGAAGAGGGAGGACCACACGGGAATGCAAAGGAGAGTTATGTACAAGAGCATCTATTTGATGAAGTTGATGTCTGTATGATGATTCATCCGTTTCATACAACAGCCCCTACTCAACCAACCCTTGCGATTGTTAAACCTGAATTTGAGTTTTTTGGTCGTCCTTCTCACGCGGGAGCAGCACCTGAAAAAGGGATTAATGCCTTAGATGCTATGCTTCTATTTTATAGTGGGATTAATGCCATGCGGCAGCAAATGCCACCAAGGGTTTTAATTCATGGAATTATTACAAATGGTGGTGAGGCGCCAAATATTATACCTGCATATACGAAAGCTAGCTTTTATATTCGAGCTCCTAAATCTGATTTATGTGATATTTATAAAGAAAAAATTTTAAAAATTGGTCAAGGTGCTGCATTAGCAACAGGATGTAGGTTTAAATATGATGATTCACTTAACCGAGTGAGGGAAATGTTCATTATCCCAAGTTTCGAAAATCTTTTTATTGAGGAAGCCAATCGATTAGGGTTAGAGGTTAAAACGAAAGATTGTAAAAGCATTGGTTCAACCGATGCAGGAAATGTGAGCCAGGTGGTTCCAACGATTCATCCAACGATTAAAATTTGTAATGATTCTATTACGATTCATACGGAGGAATTTAAACAGGCAGCTAAATCAGAAGCAGGTGATCAAGCTATTATTGATGGCGCAATCATTTTAGCGCGTATTGCAGTTCGCTTATTGACGGATGATGATTGTTTGAAAATGATTAAAGAAGAATTCCAAAAAATAAAAGAAGCTCATTTATCTGAAGTAATTGAAGAGAGGGGTTAA
- the cysK gene encoding cysteine synthase A — translation MSYIVDSLVELIGNTPLLRLNKYSQQVGAKAELIAKLEYFNPAGSVKDRIACAMIKAAESQGVLTKESMIVEPTSGNTGIGLAFVAAAKGYQLTLVMPDTMSIERRKLLKALGANLVLTEGAKGMKGAIAKAEELCQEIPGAIMLQQFENPANPAIHRLTTAVEIWNDTDGLVDIFVAGVGTGGTITGVGEVLKEYNQNVKVVAVEPATSPVLSKGVAGPHKIQGIGAGFVPNVLNCNIIDEIISVSNEDAFQTSRLLADAEGLLVGISSGAAVYAATELAKREENVGKRIVVICPDTGERYLSTGLYNED, via the coding sequence ATGAGTTACATTGTGGATAGTTTAGTTGAACTAATCGGGAATACACCTTTATTGCGTTTAAACAAATATAGTCAGCAAGTAGGAGCAAAGGCAGAGTTAATTGCTAAGCTAGAGTATTTTAATCCAGCGGGAAGTGTAAAAGATCGAATTGCTTGTGCCATGATTAAAGCAGCTGAAAGCCAAGGGGTTTTAACGAAAGAATCGATGATTGTTGAACCGACGAGTGGAAATACGGGGATTGGCTTAGCCTTTGTTGCGGCAGCTAAAGGTTATCAATTAACGTTAGTGATGCCAGACACGATGAGTATCGAGCGTCGAAAGTTATTAAAAGCTCTTGGTGCCAACCTTGTTTTAACAGAAGGGGCGAAAGGGATGAAAGGTGCCATTGCTAAAGCTGAGGAACTTTGTCAAGAAATTCCGGGGGCGATAATGCTTCAGCAATTTGAGAACCCGGCTAATCCAGCTATTCATCGTTTGACGACAGCTGTTGAAATATGGAATGATACAGATGGATTAGTGGATATCTTTGTTGCTGGCGTTGGGACAGGTGGAACAATCACAGGAGTAGGAGAAGTATTAAAGGAATATAACCAAAATGTGAAAGTAGTTGCAGTTGAACCAGCAACTTCACCCGTTTTATCAAAAGGGGTAGCCGGCCCTCATAAAATTCAAGGAATTGGTGCTGGATTTGTTCCGAATGTTTTAAATTGCAATATTATTGATGAGATTATCTCTGTATCAAATGAAGATGCCTTTCAAACATCACGTCTATTAGCGGATGCAGAAGGTTTATTAGTGGGCATTTCTTCTGGAGCAGCGGTCTATGCTGCAACTGAGTTAGCTAAACGTGAAGAAAATGTAGGGAAACGAATTGTTGTGATTTGTCCAGATACAGGTGAACGCTATTTATCAACTGGATTATACAATGAAGACTAA
- a CDS encoding Hsp20/alpha crystallin family protein: protein MSNLTPFGGKNESLAPVNFFDIFNHMETMMLNTFQSAFTPMNNTTFNDQGTEYIFTLTLPNLKRENIQLAVENQNLILTVKQVVQANEETGQAYQSSSFSQSFSLYDVDADKITANLTNDTLTIVLPKKESMVINRRLINIL from the coding sequence ATGTCAAATTTAACACCCTTTGGCGGAAAAAATGAATCATTAGCACCCGTTAATTTTTTTGATATTTTTAATCATATGGAAACGATGATGTTAAACACTTTTCAATCTGCTTTTACACCAATGAATAATACAACCTTTAATGATCAAGGAACAGAATATATTTTCACGTTGACACTTCCAAATTTAAAACGGGAAAATATCCAGTTAGCTGTTGAAAATCAAAATTTAATCCTAACAGTAAAACAAGTTGTTCAAGCAAATGAAGAAACAGGACAAGCTTACCAAAGTAGTTCTTTTTCACAAAGCTTCAGTCTATACGACGTTGATGCCGATAAAATTACAGCCAACTTAACTAATGATACACTTACCATTGTTCTTCCAAAAAAAGAATCAATGGTCATCAATCGTCGACTAATTAATATTTTATAA
- a CDS encoding LacI family DNA-binding transcriptional regulator: protein MNIIEIAKLAGVSKSTVSRYLNDGYVSEEASEKIKEVIEQTGFVPRRQAQAMRSQKTNLIGIIVPKISTETAARVIEGITNELSNAGYEVLIGNTSQSIEKEFDYLKVFKNQVDGIIFMATEITPKHYELFEQLHIPIVVVAQKVKDYPCIVHDDYHASKDAINYLIDKGHRSIGFIGVGEYDVAVGIERKKGYLDALEEQKIEAQSEYIQIGDFSHESGFNLTKHLMSLPKPPSAIFAVTDNLAIGCMEYLKENGYKIPDDVAVMGLGDIKIAAYMTPGLTTVHYHFQTMGAKSANLLMQLIQSGKESSKNYESNFIFNYRLIERDSV from the coding sequence ATGAATATAATTGAAATTGCGAAACTGGCAGGAGTATCAAAGTCAACCGTCTCTAGATATTTAAATGATGGATATGTCAGCGAGGAAGCTAGCGAGAAAATAAAAGAAGTAATTGAACAAACGGGGTTTGTTCCAAGACGACAAGCTCAGGCTATGCGTTCACAAAAAACAAATTTAATTGGTATTATTGTTCCAAAAATTAGTACAGAAACAGCTGCTCGTGTCATTGAAGGAATTACTAATGAATTAAGTAACGCTGGGTATGAAGTACTAATCGGAAATACAAGTCAATCGATTGAAAAAGAATTCGATTACTTAAAAGTCTTTAAAAACCAAGTAGACGGAATTATTTTTATGGCTACTGAAATTACACCTAAACATTATGAGTTATTTGAGCAGTTACATATTCCGATTGTTGTTGTTGCTCAAAAAGTAAAGGATTATCCATGTATTGTTCATGATGATTATCATGCATCTAAAGATGCCATTAACTATTTAATTGATAAAGGTCATCGTTCAATAGGATTTATTGGCGTTGGTGAATATGATGTTGCGGTTGGAATTGAGCGTAAAAAAGGGTATTTAGATGCTTTAGAAGAACAGAAAATTGAAGCTCAATCAGAGTATATTCAAATTGGGGATTTTAGTCATGAAAGTGGATTTAACTTGACTAAGCATTTAATGTCGTTACCAAAACCACCAAGTGCAATTTTTGCCGTGACTGATAACTTAGCTATTGGATGTATGGAATATTTAAAAGAAAATGGATATAAGATCCCTGACGATGTTGCAGTCATGGGGCTAGGTGATATAAAAATCGCTGCTTATATGACACCAGGGCTTACAACTGTTCATTATCATTTTCAGACGATGGGAGCTAAAAGTGCTAATCTTTTAATGCAGTTAATTCAATCAGGAAAAGAAAGCTCTAAAAATTATGAAAGCAATTTTATTTTTAATTATAGACTTATAGAACGTGATAGTGTATAA
- a CDS encoding sucrose-specific PTS transporter subunit IIBC — MTNPNYAEVAKVILEAIGGKDNVASAAHCATRLRLVLNDESKVNKAEIEKMDIVKGVFSTAGQFQIIIGQGTVNRVYAELAALAGIQEMSTADVKDAAMEKLNPFQRFCRMLSNIFVPIIPAIVAAGLLMGILGVVDKVGLGHLTDTWWFMLLDMFSSAAFNFLPILIAISAAKQFKCNPYLAATIGGIMIHPALQNAWTSGTGYETVNVLGIIDMPLLGYQGTVLPILIVIFVMSYIEKYTRKYMPKMLDILLTPLITVLVTGFLALVVIGPIANTVGSAISTFFTYALNNFGIFAGLLLGGSYSSIVITGIHHSFHAVELELIGNTGFNSLLPIWSMANVAQGGAAFAVYFLAKNKKTKAIALPSAISCLFGVTEAAIFGVNMKYGRPFIGAAIGGALGGAYIVFSKVVFTAVGVTGLPALAISAPGTTLNYLIAMGIAVVGAFIATWILGIKED; from the coding sequence ATGACAAACCCAAATTATGCCGAAGTCGCTAAGGTTATTCTTGAAGCAATCGGTGGAAAAGATAATGTTGCTAGTGCTGCGCATTGTGCGACACGCTTACGTTTAGTTTTAAACGATGAGTCAAAAGTAAATAAAGCAGAAATTGAAAAAATGGATATTGTTAAAGGTGTATTTTCAACAGCGGGACAGTTCCAAATTATTATTGGACAAGGAACAGTTAATCGCGTGTATGCTGAATTAGCAGCACTTGCTGGAATTCAAGAGATGAGTACAGCAGATGTTAAAGATGCAGCAATGGAAAAATTAAATCCATTCCAACGCTTCTGTCGTATGCTATCAAACATCTTTGTACCAATTATTCCTGCAATCGTTGCGGCAGGTTTATTAATGGGGATTTTAGGGGTCGTTGATAAAGTTGGTTTAGGACACTTAACTGATACTTGGTGGTTCATGTTATTAGATATGTTCTCATCTGCGGCATTTAATTTCTTACCAATCTTAATCGCAATTTCAGCCGCAAAGCAATTCAAATGTAATCCTTACTTAGCAGCCACAATTGGTGGAATTATGATTCACCCTGCATTACAAAATGCTTGGACATCAGGAACTGGTTATGAAACAGTTAATGTATTAGGAATCATTGATATGCCTTTACTTGGATATCAAGGAACGGTATTACCAATTTTAATCGTTATCTTTGTAATGTCATATATTGAAAAATATACACGTAAATATATGCCTAAAATGTTAGATATTTTATTAACGCCATTAATCACTGTATTAGTGACAGGATTCTTAGCGTTAGTTGTTATTGGACCAATTGCTAATACAGTAGGTTCAGCAATTTCAACATTCTTTACATATGCCTTAAATAACTTCGGTATCTTCGCGGGATTATTATTAGGTGGATCTTATTCATCAATCGTAATCACTGGTATTCATCATAGTTTCCATGCTGTTGAGTTAGAGTTAATTGGAAATACTGGATTTAACTCATTATTACCAATTTGGTCAATGGCAAACGTAGCACAAGGTGGGGCAGCATTCGCTGTTTACTTCTTAGCTAAAAATAAAAAAACAAAAGCAATTGCTTTACCATCTGCCATTAGTTGTTTATTTGGTGTAACTGAAGCAGCAATTTTTGGGGTAAACATGAAGTATGGTCGTCCATTCATCGGAGCTGCAATTGGTGGGGCTTTAGGTGGAGCTTACATTGTATTCTCTAAAGTTGTATTTACAGCTGTTGGAGTAACTGGACTTCCGGCCTTAGCAATTTCTGCACCTGGAACAACATTAAACTATTTAATTGCAATGGGAATTGCAGTTGTAGGAGCTTTCATTGCGACATGGATTCTTGGGATTAAAGAAGACTAA
- a CDS encoding carbohydrate kinase family protein, producing MKKVISIGEALIDFIPQQKGVALKDVEGFLRVPGGAPLNVAAAVAKLGGKAQMLTKLGMDGFGDAILEEVKPLGVDVSRVGRTNQANTALAFVSLKEDGERDFSFYRNPSADMLLSEDEIHEEDFENGSILHFCSVSLIDAPIKQAHKKAIEYATKYNGIISFDPNVRLPLWESPEACRQAILEFLPLSNIVKISDEELEFITGIKDEQEALKSLFVGNVEVVIYTKGTNGSDFITKERKVTVPSFTVKAEDTTGAGDSYIGSFLYQVAQTVNTLEELVQLDEVKVTEIMTFSAATAALTVSKKGAIAALPTKEAVIEMMNR from the coding sequence ATGAAAAAAGTTATTTCAATTGGAGAAGCATTAATCGATTTCATTCCACAACAAAAAGGAGTAGCACTTAAAGATGTAGAAGGATTTTTACGTGTGCCAGGTGGAGCTCCATTAAACGTTGCAGCAGCTGTCGCTAAATTAGGTGGAAAAGCACAAATGTTAACAAAATTAGGGATGGATGGATTCGGAGATGCAATCTTAGAAGAAGTTAAGCCATTAGGTGTAGATGTTTCACGTGTAGGACGTACAAATCAAGCTAATACAGCATTAGCATTCGTTTCTTTAAAAGAAGATGGAGAGCGTGATTTCTCATTCTATCGTAATCCAAGTGCCGATATGTTATTAAGTGAAGATGAAATTCATGAAGAAGATTTTGAAAATGGATCAATCTTACACTTCTGTTCTGTTAGCTTGATTGATGCACCAATTAAACAAGCTCATAAAAAAGCTATTGAGTATGCAACAAAATATAACGGAATCATCAGCTTTGATCCTAACGTTCGTTTACCATTATGGGAGTCACCAGAAGCTTGCCGTCAAGCTATTTTAGAATTTTTACCTTTATCAAATATTGTTAAAATTAGTGATGAAGAATTAGAATTCATTACTGGAATTAAAGATGAGCAAGAAGCATTAAAATCATTATTCGTTGGAAATGTAGAAGTTGTTATTTATACAAAAGGGACAAATGGATCAGACTTCATCACAAAAGAACGAAAAGTGACTGTTCCATCGTTTACAGTAAAAGCTGAAGATACAACAGGAGCAGGAGATTCATATATCGGTTCGTTCTTATATCAAGTTGCTCAAACAGTTAATACGTTAGAAGAGTTAGTTCAATTAGATGAAGTAAAAGTGACTGAAATCATGACATTTAGCGCAGCAACTGCAGCATTAACTGTTTCTAAAAAAGGTGCCATTGCAGCATTACCTACAAAAGAAGCAGTGATTGAAATGATGAATCGATAA
- a CDS encoding glycoside hydrolase family 32 protein, producing MMTKQQFINQIAAEKANQLPIVNGDEWRNKFHLMAPIGWINDPNGLCYFKGLYHVFYQYSPLDAKGGLKFWGHYTSPDMVNWTEHEVALFPDIASDVDGVYSGSALVHNDEMYLFYTGNVKHKGDHDYILTGREQNVIMVKSTDGFNFSEKQILLTNEDYPKNMGLHVRDPKVWEEDGIFYMVLGARSVDDKGYVLLYKSTNLTDWELVSVPAGGLDDMGYMWECPDTFKLDGKDIFMFSPQGMDAKGLKYHNVYQSGYAVGSFDENKQILSLGAFDELDRGFDFYAPQTFKNHDGRIIMYGWAGVPDAVEHINPTIEKGWQHCLTLPRELILKGEKLYQVPVEELKVLRKHETIIKEINLAQSQVFELFENNTYELNLDFTNVTTFELDFREDCQLTFKDGIFTLSLGESGYGRDYRRVEIKAISNVRIYSDNSILEVYLNEGAEVFTSRIYNKRLDKTLTLSGTGDVTLTKWSL from the coding sequence ATGATGACAAAACAACAGTTTATTAACCAAATTGCTGCAGAAAAAGCGAATCAGTTACCCATAGTTAATGGGGATGAGTGGCGTAATAAATTTCATCTCATGGCACCTATTGGTTGGATTAATGATCCAAACGGATTATGTTATTTTAAAGGATTATATCATGTGTTTTATCAATATTCACCCCTAGATGCGAAAGGTGGATTAAAGTTCTGGGGACATTATACATCACCAGATATGGTAAACTGGACAGAGCATGAAGTAGCCTTATTCCCAGACATCGCTTCAGATGTAGATGGGGTTTATTCAGGATCTGCTTTAGTTCATAATGATGAAATGTATTTATTCTATACTGGAAATGTTAAACATAAAGGTGATCATGATTACATTTTAACGGGACGAGAGCAAAATGTAATTATGGTTAAATCGACAGATGGGTTTAATTTCTCTGAAAAACAAATTTTATTAACTAATGAAGATTATCCTAAAAATATGGGATTACATGTTCGTGATCCAAAGGTTTGGGAAGAAGATGGAATCTTCTACATGGTATTAGGTGCTCGTTCAGTAGATGATAAAGGATATGTCTTACTATATAAATCAACTAACTTAACTGATTGGGAATTAGTTAGTGTTCCAGCTGGTGGATTAGATGACATGGGGTATATGTGGGAATGTCCAGATACGTTCAAGTTAGATGGAAAAGACATCTTCATGTTCTCTCCACAAGGAATGGATGCTAAAGGATTAAAGTATCATAATGTTTATCAAAGTGGATATGCTGTTGGATCATTTGATGAAAATAAACAAATATTGTCATTAGGTGCTTTTGATGAATTAGATCGTGGCTTTGACTTTTATGCACCACAAACATTTAAAAATCATGATGGACGTATCATTATGTATGGATGGGCTGGTGTACCTGATGCCGTTGAACACATCAATCCAACTATTGAAAAAGGATGGCAACATTGTTTAACGTTACCACGTGAATTAATTTTAAAAGGTGAAAAATTATATCAAGTGCCAGTAGAAGAGTTAAAAGTACTGCGTAAACATGAAACAATCATTAAAGAGATTAATTTAGCTCAATCACAAGTATTCGAATTATTTGAAAATAATACATACGAATTAAACCTAGACTTCACAAATGTAACTACCTTTGAATTAGATTTCCGTGAAGATTGTCAATTAACATTTAAAGATGGAATTTTTACATTATCATTAGGTGAAAGTGGATACGGACGTGATTACCGTCGTGTTGAGATTAAAGCTATCTCAAATGTACGTATCTATTCTGATAACTCAATCTTAGAGGTTTATTTAAATGAAGGGGCTGAAGTTTTCACTTCACGTATTTATAATAAAAGATTAGATAAAACATTAACTTTATCAGGAACAGGTGACGTTACGTTAACTAAATGGTCATTGTAG